Part of the Streptomyces sp. NBC_01353 genome, ACTCCGCTCGACCGGACCCCAAGGTGCCGGGGAGCACCCCATTTCTTACGCGTACTCGCGCGCCGGGCAACGTCGACACCCGCGTTGGTGGCCCTCAGCCGCCCGTCGTCCGGGGGAAGGAGATCTCCACGCGGCGGTTCTTGGTACGGCCCTCCTCCGTGCTGTTGTCGGCGATGGGGTAGTCCTCGCTGTACCCGCGGATGTCGAACGTCTTCCCCGGGTCGAGGTTCTTGGCCAGCTCCTGCTGCACGGCGTCCGCGCGCTGCTTGGAGAGTGTGAGGCCGTGCTCGTACGTGCCGAGGTTGTCGGTGAAGCCGAAGACGCGGACCTTGTTGGAGTCCTGCTTGTTGATCTCCACGGCGATGGCGGCGATCCGGGCGGTCGCGGCGGGGCTGAGCTTGGCGCTGTCCTTACCGAAGAGCACCTCGGCCTG contains:
- a CDS encoding OmpA family protein; this encodes MTTSSRIAALTTVLLLATATPALADDPPNSTSSGSPPPAIDANSPELMLPDGATLAAAKILDIKQVVEEEGGEQRREDTNVDVTFALQAEVLFGKDSAKLSPAATARIAAIAVEINKQDSNKVRVFGFTDNLGTYEHGLTLSKQRADAVQQELAKNLDPGKTFDIRGYSEDYPIADNSTEEGRTKNRRVEISFPRTTGG